attttgttagtttATTCTGGATAAATTTGATTTAATGcgtatgtttaattttttttttaattattttagctTTTGTTGATACTGAggaagaaaagaaagaaagaagaaaacCTTCctaccaaacaaaaattgtcatACAAGGTTGCGaaccaaaacaattttatttaacttcATGTATGGTCTGAgttaacttatatatatatactttgaCAATGAACAGGGTacaaatttttgtagtttatTATGAGTTGTTTGCTAATATTTACCtctgtttgtgttttaatgttgaatgctcttactcagctgtaaaaagactaacaactttttttgatattgtaagttatttttttgtagGAAACACTTATTCTACATCAGACATGCATTTCAACGATGATGACAATTTCTGGATTGACGACATGACTGTTGAGCCAACTAGTGAGAGTGTCTATGATAGTCACTTCAATGATACTAGTGTAAGTCTGTACTATAGAAGCCTACTGACATAAATTTGTATGATTATATCACTGTAGTGTTCAAGCGATTATATTCGTTGCATATTCCAGCTTGAATACTTCCCACCTAACATTGCTAGCAATTATAGCGTCCAACTACGCATCTGAGCTATTGGCGTTAGTATGACTGTACTTGCTTTTTATCCTCTTCTTAGGTATACACCGTGCAGAATTTAGGCCACAGTCGAGCTTTGATCATCAACAATATTGATTTTTCCAATGGGTTATCATCAAGAAGTGGAGCTGATGTCGATAGCCGTAATTTGGAAAACCTGTGGACCAAGCTTGGCTTTACAGTACAAGTTCATCACAACAAACGAAAGCCAGTAAGTGCGACTGTAAGATAAACAAAGGTGTATTCAATTTATTGCTGTTGTAAGATAAATATAGGTGGAggggaaaaataaaaataaatactacTGTAACATACAAACAAAGAACAGCAATCAATTTGTTACGCTGACctatgtttattagatactcTATTACCATAAACAATTGCTTTTTTGATCTTGTAGGAAATATTTCAACTAATAAAGGAGTTTGCAACATCCCCGGAAAACCGTCAGGCTCCAATGCTGATGGTTTATGTTGGGTCCCATGGAGAAAGACGTAAGTTAAGCCGATAGAATATACAAGgtttaatgtaaataaaatcaaagatCGGTTGACAATTTTTGCCTTTCTTATGAAATATGGTTTATGATTTCCACAACGCAtaattgaaagaacttatcaTTGTTTCTCATAACGTTTCAGGGGGCAACAAAGACTTTTTTATTGGTACCGACAAAGAACAGATTGATGTTGCAAATTTCTGCGATATGTTTTCCACTTCCAACTGTCCCATGATGGCAAGAAAGCCCAAGCTTTTTTTCTTCCAGTTTTGCAGACGAGGTAGTTTTCTAGCGAGTAAATGCCATGCTTTGTATATTACATAAATTTGTGAAGTATCTTGATCAGCTTAATGTACACCTCAGTtccaaaaatacaaaatcaacgcttttttattttatgtagaCAAAACAAGTTCAGATGGATTAGATGCTAACAATGGtaagtttgcaataaaataccTAAATGAAGACCGAAAAGTTGCTAAATATGTTATGTAATAAATTGAAGCGAGCATATAATACTTAAAAGCCTCATCAGTATTTATTTGCTAATATTGTttgacattttatttaaaactccAATGTGTGAAGCAAAATGTGAAACTTATTTAGACTGTTCAATGTAATTTTATGCAGGAGGAATTGAGTCAGATACAAACCCAACAGCTGAACACATGCAAGTTGATCCTCCAGTACCTCGTGCTCAGAACATGTCCGATATGCTCTGGTCCTTCTCCACTGCTCCAGGTGTTACTTCACATGATTGATACAATGTTCCTAGGATACGAAATGTTTTAGCATGTCTTTTTTGAAACTTCTCTTATTGAAATTTCGTTTTCTTAATGTGCTACAAGGTACGAAAGCGTACAGAGACACCCGGGACGGCTCTTGGTTTGTGACATCTCTCTGCAAGGTTCTGATGAATCACGCCAACAAGGAAGATTTAGTTAGCATGCTTACAATGGTATGTAACATTTTTTGATGACATGGCCGTAATATTTCCTCGTTAGGCTTTTTATATGTTTAGAAAATTGTTACAGACATGTATGTTTGAATGTTTGTGCGGtaataagttttgtaattgtttgtCATTTGCTGTTGCTTAGCTTAATCCCTGTCAAtcttatttattgttttacgAAAGGTTAACAATTCAGTCATGCTAGAGCAAGGCGTGGAAAATGGTTTGAACGTCGTTCAGATGACAGAAACTACATCTACGCTCAACAAAAAGGTCAAGTTTTTCCCACAGCGGTTATAAATCTCGTGTCAACGAAGCCGTTCGGAAGCGAGTTTCTTAAAAGGAACTCGtacgttttaaattttatcccAGGGGTTAGCCTAATTTATACAACTAGAATGTAATCAGAAAATTTACAGACAACCTCATAGTTTACTCCAGAATTATCCCTGATTTCAAGCTAATATCAAAAggctttttgtattttcttgttCGTATAACTAACCGCTTTATTTGGATTACTTCATTTTTTTTGTGACAATTTAGTTACGTGGTGTCATTGCGAGTCGTGAAAATACTGCACTTTTAAGTGtgcttgtaataaataaataatgctTGCATAATGACTGTACCGTTCATTATCACAGTTTTCGCGGCACTTAATGGTAAAGCAAtgattattttgttgaaatcttaaacaatttgcaatgttaattgcatgAGTTCCTTTTGTATCGTGTCTTTGTGGAAGAGCTTTTTTGTAGATTGTTTTCTcccttttttatgtttttcgcCTGTAAATTAATTGTAGATTTGTTGTgcttgaaattaattttctcTGTAAATTGTACCTGGTCAATGCTCTGTAATTCCTGTTGTGAGATGAAATGGATCTACCGTGGATGAAATCTTGGACCACTAAATGTTTGTCACAAATTTTAATGGAGTCTTTCTTATACAGCACATTAATCGTCTTATCGACTCTTAAAGATAACACTAGGCATTCTAGCTTTTTAGCCCCACGGCaaaattttttgacgaaacgtgGAATAGACGGCTATTTTCGGGCACATTTAGGTATGCAGCTGTGATTTGACATAGCTTATGTTCAATGAAGTCACCAGATCCACGAATCCGACATTACTTTGCGTTTTCTGAAATCTACATGAAGCGTGATGAGGGACAAACGCCTGAATGGTTAATCGCTAAGTCATGTGTATATGATATGATTGGTATAACTTCAGCAATTTGCAAATCAAACTTATACCAATCTCTGTCTAACTGTGACTGATCTTCAATACTAcagcaatttttttgcatacaTTAGGCTATTATGCGAATTAATTGGAACAGTTACATTAGAATGCAAAAAAGCACAACTTCTTCAATAATTTCTTTATTAGTATAGTAGTAAGCAATTGATATTTTATATGCCCCCATTTGATCTTTGGGCCATTGATACTTGTTTTATCATTAAGTGAACGAGTTTGGAGCGCATCTTTTTAGCTCTTCATCATGATACCAAATGCTTATTATGGCTTCGATTGGCAAGGTTTTTGTAGAACAGTTGTGTTTTGAAAGCTTGCGCTTAAGTATTGCCCAAAGATTTTCGATAGGTTTGAGGTCTGGAGTATTTCCTGGCCAATCCTGAACAGTTATTCTTGCCTGCGTAAAACAACTCTGCATTTTCTTCGAAGTGTGGCAAGGTGCGAAATCCTTCGGAAAAATGTTTCCTTCCTGGGAGCTACTTTTGGGCAACACagggtgcaaatgttttgtcaaAACGTCCTTGTACTTAACCGAATTCATCATCCCTTCGATGGGGATCAACCTTCCAGGTTTAGAAGCAGTAAAGAATCTATAAAACCTCTTCTTTGGAGAATTTTTCTGAGCTTACTTGATAGGTTGCTTCTCTAATTGGCTCTCCAATGCTTCTTCTAACGTACCATGATCAATAGCCATGCACTTCAAAGTGGGATTCATCAGAGAATATTACTTTTGCCAACTGCTCTGTACCCTAACTTTCACATGTTTTGCCCACTGAAGTCGGTTTTTCTTCATAGCAGGAGTCAATAACTGCTTTTTGCtggttttttttttgcaatccTTAATTCCAGCAGCAAAGAGCCTTTTTCGAATAATTGATGCATCAACAATCACTCCCGATGTTGCTAGACCAATTTTTAACTCCTCACTCATTTTCCATGGATTTTTAACAGTATTCCTGATAATCATCATATAGAGTTGTCTTCGTTTTTTCTGTTGTTGATGCCATCACCACTTTCAACCATCTTTACTATCCTCTGCTGATTTTGCTATGTCCAATCTCTCCCCAATAGGCAATAGCTCTAGCTTAAGGGTAAGATATTCGCGTTTCAGAAAAGCTGTCCCGGCAGTTACGGCCCGccagtatattttattttatcaaattggcCCGCGGctcaaaaaggttgccgacccctgctcTAGCGGATAGGCTGCTATGCTTCCTTAATGCAACAACTTAAAATCGCTTTCTTGAAGTAACATCCATGgcagaaataataaaaacattttcagaaatttcaaaaaaattaggCTACCTACTCCAAAAATTGACCCTACTCGGCTCAAATGCTTTCTCAAACCAAGTTCGGCACAAATTATTACATAAAGGCGGTGATTCACCATAATCACATAATAGACAAGTATCACGGGACAAAGGCAATTATCACAGGACAAACGCAGCATTCCGGAGGTAGTTTTCCTCTTACTATCGGTGATCTGACGAATCCACGGAAAGATATACCTAAAAAGTTGCTTGTCCCAATTAATTTGCACAGTACTGTAGAATAGAAAGTTGTAATGGAAGCGCTTATGTGtggacaaaaaaaattttgcattttggaGATCATGAATGTGATGGTTCGAAGTGAgtccacaaaattttgtttatgctATGACAACCGAACCATAACCACGTGACTCTATGCTACGTCGTAAGCCTAGGTTTGGAAAACATCTGCATCGGAAACGATCATGTGAAGACTTCGTgatcaaaaacaaagaaaagactAAAGAGACCTCGATTGAACTGGTCCAACAAGTTGGAAAACACATACGTGAGAATTGAGAGTTCAAAATTAGCCAAGATGGTGCGACTTTTCGAAGTCAACAACGAAACTAACAGAAGAAAGGTGTATGCATTACGAGGAAGTTACTAACCATATAAATAAGCGATGCAttccattttcaaaaaaaaagaagaaccAGTAATAAAAATAGAGAACTGAAAGAGAAACGCGAAAACTAACTTAAGCAATCAGAGAGACGATTTACGCTGAAAGGAATGAATTATTTTCGAGTCtgcaatgttaatttttatacagtgaacCGAGTGCATTCAAGACAACTTAAAACGTCATAATACTTTCACCTTGGCGTAAAGACATATACTAAATAGtgtaatattttattcaaataaaactattttgtttGACATCAATGCTTTTGCTTTCAACAGGTTTACAAACATtgtattttgtcaaaatgaaATGACACAGCCATTCTTGTGCAGTCGGCCTAATCAGCATGAAGGCTTTCTTAACTAAAATGATTATTAATAAATCGacgtaggcctataggcctaggctGTTCACAATTGTCGATAGAGTCGTGCAGATTAAAAAATGCGTAATTCGCTGAAAAGAATAAAGACAATTACAGTACTTCATATGTTTCAAAGCTAGAGGGAGTTATTGAGAATTAGTAATGTTAGAATCCTGATCTACAAGGATTTTCCTTGACGTCCACTGGATTTATAAACTCCTCATTAGGAAGTAGGCCTTCATCAGATTGTTCTCTGGCTATCCTTTCGACCTCTCTCATTACTCTGAGGAGATTCAATCCAgccacttttttcagttcctCATCTTTCCAACCACGTTCCATCAACTCAGCAAACAAATAGGGATATTTGGAGACATCTTCCAGTCCTTCAGGAGTTCTGTATCAAGATCGAATTAATTCATGCTATAGTTGCTTATAATTTACTTTAGATATAAGTGGAACAAATCAGGCTTGATCGTCTAATATGTGTAAATTTGAAACCTACCGCGGAATTCCGTCGTAATCTGCCCCAACTCCAATATGATCTGCTCCGATCAAGTTTTTAACGTAATCAAAGTGATCTGCGAAAAACGTTTccatttaaaattgtttatgttAAAACCGACTGAAATAGAACCCTTCGTTCTCTTTACACTTAGCCATTTGCGGCCACATGAGTTGCCACATGGCATCGTATAACTTTTGCGGATATTCTGTCTTGACTCTATGatttttactttacttttCTAAACTTACAGTATATCTATTGAACAGTTTACTAAAACATATATATCGTCGAAGTTATGTGGTAATCAACGACTACTATAATATCGCTTAAAATGTACTAAGTTTTAGGGTAATAAGTTAGGCTACATATTTCAAATCTTGcaaaagtaggcctacatatttTTTAGGCTTAAGATTGTGATAACGAATTTATTGATATAAGTCGAGATAAATGTTTGCAGCTGGAAGTATTGTCACTTACCAGCAACGTTGCTAAGAGTTGCATTGTCGGTGCAATTTACGTAATtaggaaaaaaattaatcatcATCACTCCTCCATTTTGTGCCTGAATGCAAGTATCATAAAAAAGCACTCATAAGAAAAAACACATGGCAAAAAAATCTCATAAATTCttgtttacaaaaatgtttgtgttattttaccAAGGATTTCATCACATCATCGGGAACATTTCGTTGTACATTACAGATGGCTCTCACAGAACTATGACTAAAGATCACAGGAGCTTGTGTTACGCTTAAAGCTTGTTTCATCACTTCGGTAGAAACGTGTGCCAAGTCTACCAACATTCCAAGTCGGTTCATTTCCAGAACAAGACTCTGTGGAATGCAAAAGCATTGCTGCCTATACattatgtaggcctactagaCCAAGctaattaacaaaaattcaCCTTTCCAAATTCGGTAAGTCCATTGTGAGGGTAACCGTCATCTGAAGCATCTGCCCTAAGCATATTATTTATCTATAAGTTtatacaaaatgaaatttccgttttttttttcttcagaGCATGTAGATATATTTCTCATTAGAACTTGCAAGACATGAGATAGTAAAACAGCTGTTTACCATGGCGTGTTGCAAGTGTGTGTCAGAGTAAGATATCTAGCACCCATATCGTAAAACATCCGCAGTGTCGCCAAGGAACTATCAATGATGTGGCCACCTTCAACTCCTATTAAAGATCCGATTTTCTTTCTGCTAAATGCTGCTTCTATTCCTGTGAAACAGACAATACCACATTTGTCGTCATAAAGTTTCCAGAAAGTGTCTTCAGCCAGAAGTCAGGTTACCGTCTCCTGAAAAAAATAGCTGCCAAGTTAGTTTAAGTTACCATCCGCAGTTGTCACAAATTCAAACGTATCTGGATATAGTTTTATAAATCTTTTCATGACGTCAATTTGTTCCAATCCGATTCTAACAGCGTCTTTTTGCTGTGCACCGCAGACGACAAAACACGaccaaaactgaaaaaatcAATAATTAAAGTTAGTATCTAACCTAACAAATTACCGAAATGTATACGTATTACTGGTAATATACTCGTAGTTTTGATACGGATAAGTTAATCTTGTTAAGAAAAGTGAAATGTTTGAAGCCGCACGAACCTGTGCCCCAAGTCTGCCCTCCCTCAACCTGGGGATATCTGTGTGAGATGGGGTGTAGTACTCCCGCATATCTGTATCTAACGTATACTCGTTGACACTGTTGTTAAGTGAGTAGCGCAAGGAAGTTGTCCAA
The Clavelina lepadiformis chromosome 4, kaClaLepa1.1, whole genome shotgun sequence DNA segment above includes these coding regions:
- the LOC143452417 gene encoding uncharacterized protein LOC143452417, with translation MSAFAFKRFVGDIGLREDTADKLWAGNIRTPQELASSTATRVGAIVDDNLLVNTILPVLQKYAFPITMAKDPYEKALGLLRKEAGFENSTQNSNANISSDTTAFVDPNSRVPASQTSNQSSAGITPQQATREQPRTNEAQPSTQENNRSNRQNTGISVETNGSFHYTHHEDEDIPTIIVNGENFTISAGKPKPTVIKSTRQFGTTSNVNITGGTFVQSSILSSKPTVFKNVNSTISATTFVDTEEEKKERRKPSYQTKIVIQGNTYSTSDMHFNDDDNFWIDDMTVEPTSESVYDSHFNDTSVYTVQNLGHSRALIINNIDFSNGLSSRSGADVDSRNLENLWTKLGFTVQVHHNKRKPEIFQLIKEFATSPENRQAPMLMVYVGSHGERRGNKDFFIGTDKEQIDVANFCDMFSTSNCPMMARKPKLFFFQFCRRDKTSSDGLDANNGGIESDTNPTAEHMQVDPPVPRAQNMSDMLWSFSTAPGTKAYRDTRDGSWFVTSLCKVLMNHANKEDLVSMLTMVNNSVMLEQGVENGLNVVQMTETTSTLNKKVKFFPQRL
- the LOC143452659 gene encoding dipeptidase 1-like isoform X1, whose product is MEDVHRNRTLIILGILAVTAVVAVAIAVPLTVNKNSPENSNFNAAIQLLEQTPLIDGHNDWTTSLRYSLNNSVNEYTLDTDMREYYTPSHTDIPRLREGRLGAQFWSCFVVCGAQQKDAVRIGLEQIDVMKRFIKLYPDTFEFVTTADGIEAAFSRKKIGSLIGVEGGHIIDSSLATLRMFYDMGARYLTLTHTCNTPWADASDDGYPHNGLTEFGKSLVLEMNRLGMLVDLAHVSTEVMKQALSVTQAPVIFSHSSVRAICNVQRNVPDDVMKSLAQNGGVMMINFFPNYVNCTDNATLSNVADHFDYVKNLIGADHIGVGADYDGIPRTPEGLEDVSKYPYLFAELMERGWKDEELKKVAGLNLLRVMREVERIAREQSDEGLLPNEEFINPVDVKENPCRSGF
- the LOC143452659 gene encoding dipeptidase 1-like isoform X2, encoding MEDVHRNRTLIILGILAVTAVVAVAIAVPLTVNKNSPENSNFNAAIQLLEQTPLIDGHNDWTTSLRYSLNNSVNEYTLDTDMREYYTPSHTDIPRLREGRLGAQFWSCFVVCGAQQKDAVRIGLEQIDVMKRFIKLYPDTFEFVTTADGIEAAFSRKKIGSLIGVEDASDDGYPHNGLTEFGKSLVLEMNRLGMLVDLAHVSTEVMKQALSVTQAPVIFSHSSVRAICNVQRNVPDDVMKSLAQNGGVMMINFFPNYVNCTDNATLSNVADHFDYVKNLIGADHIGVGADYDGIPRTPEGLEDVSKYPYLFAELMERGWKDEELKKVAGLNLLRVMREVERIAREQSDEGLLPNEEFINPVDVKENPCRSGF